A genomic window from Spiroplasma helicoides includes:
- a CDS encoding amino acid permease: MIKINKKNKALNKVFEFLSIYSLAFGLVVGAGIYLKNRSEKNSGGVLEAANQNPYLAIAIWTFVAIVATLMMLSFIEISSGIKSDEHNTMMSWVSKFINRRAASVTAIFYVSFYMPIIAALGSMFTVEVFFSYGLDPFLATTGSTPVSESLSYEAFSVLKIFLATIILVGFQTMNLYSKKPGHIIQTALTFLKFLPLIIVIIGGFVVHFSTSEGWGGKNSFDMYTEHNQWAFSSIFATVVPIIFAFDGFVHAATLQKDVENKKVVSPALLIAIISVGAFYIIITIAIFIGASNGNIFQLIDKLFVKAPWASFLVKIMITFTVITLVNGYTGVLPNALESSANEGLMYFGKGSKDITRKRIIFLSYLIILSVFFLSIALSFAMGPIRETGKSSGDFMYISDTLTGATVVYAFVFYIMLMIGQVLNRVKNKVEVRKVKGGFVTTIVALVILGLIMPYVYYVMFIFPFTQKLGVTPDSDLNIINGRITSVLWLLQFIVIAVIYFVNEELLKKQSNLENSNKKSTENLVK; the protein is encoded by the coding sequence ATGATAAAAATTAACAAAAAGAACAAAGCACTTAACAAAGTGTTTGAGTTTCTTTCAATTTATTCCCTGGCATTTGGACTAGTTGTTGGTGCTGGGATTTACTTAAAAAATAGAAGTGAAAAAAATAGTGGAGGAGTTTTAGAAGCAGCAAACCAAAACCCCTACTTAGCAATTGCAATTTGAACTTTTGTAGCGATAGTTGCAACTTTGATGATGCTTTCATTTATAGAGATATCATCAGGTATAAAAAGTGATGAACATAACACTATGATGTCATGAGTTTCAAAATTCATAAACAGAAGAGCAGCATCAGTGACTGCAATATTTTATGTATCGTTTTATATGCCAATTATTGCTGCACTTGGTTCAATGTTCACAGTTGAAGTATTTTTCTCATATGGACTTGATCCATTCTTAGCGACAACAGGAAGTACTCCAGTAAGTGAAAGTTTGAGTTATGAAGCATTCAGTGTTTTAAAAATATTTTTAGCAACTATTATATTAGTTGGATTTCAAACAATGAATTTATATTCTAAAAAACCAGGACATATTATTCAAACAGCTTTAACTTTCTTGAAATTTTTACCCCTGATAATAGTTATTATTGGTGGATTTGTGGTTCACTTTAGTACTAGTGAAGGTTGAGGAGGAAAAAACTCATTTGACATGTATACAGAGCATAATCAATGGGCATTCTCATCAATCTTTGCAACTGTTGTACCAATTATATTTGCATTTGACGGTTTTGTTCATGCAGCAACTTTACAAAAAGATGTTGAGAACAAAAAAGTTGTATCACCAGCTTTATTAATAGCAATCATATCAGTTGGAGCTTTTTATATTATTATTACTATAGCTATATTTATTGGAGCAAGTAATGGTAATATATTTCAACTAATAGATAAATTATTTGTAAAAGCACCCTGGGCTAGTTTTTTAGTCAAAATTATGATAACTTTTACTGTTATTACATTAGTGAATGGGTACACAGGTGTTCTACCAAACGCCCTTGAATCATCTGCAAACGAAGGTTTGATGTATTTTGGAAAAGGAAGTAAAGATATTACTAGAAAAAGAATCATTTTTTTAAGTTACCTAATAATTTTATCTGTATTCTTTTTAAGTATTGCACTTTCATTTGCCATGGGACCAATTAGAGAAACAGGCAAATCCTCAGGTGACTTTATGTATATATCTGATACTCTAACAGGAGCAACTGTTGTTTATGCATTTGTATTTTATATAATGCTGATGATAGGACAAGTTTTAAATAGAGTTAAAAATAAAGTAGAAGTTAGAAAAGTAAAAGGTGGATTTGTAACAACAATTGTTGCACTCGTAATACTTGGACTAATAATGCCATATGTGTATTACGTTATGTTCATCTTTCCATTCACTCAAAAACTAGGGGTAACACCTGATAGTGATCTAAACATTATTAATGGAAGAATAACATCTGTATTATGACTGTTACAATTTATAGTAATAGCAGTTATTTATTTTGTAAATGAAGAACTTTTAAAAAAACAAAGTAATTTAGAGAATTCTAATAAAAAATCTACTGAAAACTTGGTAAAATAA
- a CDS encoding ATP-binding cassette domain-containing protein encodes MKNNVAISVKNLTKRFKTGYGIENINFDVIYGKAFGYLGPNGSGKTTTIRVLLGFVRADKGQSTVLIDNIQNPDTSIKSLVSLDSWVDAKKIQRKLGYVPGEIALPESMLGIDLIRQVYNLRNQDNWDYVEELIHYWELDASVKIKKMSKGMKQKISLILAWMHKPDIFILDEPSTGLDPLMQDKFVKLVQKTKDEGKAIILSSHIFSEIEATCDYVAVIKKGVVISTIELKDIFYNSNKTYEIEFKKEYDFNETKLNKYNLVIQSKNKVFLSITNEQTNELIQALGDFDVSFMKEKPLKLQEYFMEHYENGQIQTENLKKQHKPGLKIGSTFELVRATARKYLILWAVMTAVALLIPILNITTLNNIGEDVDYRYTLLPVLEAPLGSPYLFLVLFIVFSGNSLFASEVEKGTLSNLLMSNQSRKKIFSIKIATYYGYITISVLVLYILTFSMVSASSKIVSINYKIFNLSFLGFYLLLIAIASICLITSCYFNKWVFSFSLSGALILTFYILAIITSLNSDPNKLQAIKSLNINSLFSFEEYLDPAKFGLSFEEAEKKFLIGCGVLFVIAASLTTGSYFIFIKKDLPL; translated from the coding sequence ATGAAAAATAATGTAGCAATAAGTGTTAAAAATTTAACAAAAAGATTTAAAACAGGTTATGGAATAGAAAACATAAACTTCGATGTAATATATGGAAAAGCCTTTGGATATTTAGGTCCAAATGGTTCAGGAAAAACAACAACTATTAGAGTGCTGTTGGGATTTGTGAGAGCTGATAAAGGACAAAGCACAGTGTTGATTGACAACATTCAAAACCCAGACACTTCTATCAAGTCACTTGTGAGTCTAGACTCATGAGTTGATGCAAAAAAAATACAAAGAAAATTAGGATATGTTCCTGGGGAAATTGCACTACCAGAAAGCATGTTAGGAATAGACTTAATAAGACAGGTATATAACTTAAGAAATCAAGATAATTGAGATTATGTAGAAGAGCTGATTCATTATTGAGAATTAGATGCAAGTGTTAAAATTAAAAAAATGTCTAAAGGTATGAAACAAAAAATATCTTTAATATTAGCGTGAATGCATAAACCAGATATATTTATACTTGATGAGCCCTCAACAGGACTTGATCCATTAATGCAAGATAAATTTGTAAAACTGGTTCAAAAAACAAAAGATGAAGGTAAGGCAATAATTTTATCAAGTCATATTTTTTCTGAGATTGAAGCAACTTGTGATTATGTTGCAGTTATTAAAAAAGGAGTTGTAATATCTACAATTGAATTAAAAGACATCTTTTACAACTCAAACAAAACATATGAAATAGAATTTAAAAAAGAATATGATTTTAATGAAACTAAATTAAACAAATATAATTTAGTAATTCAAAGTAAAAATAAAGTATTTCTTTCAATAACCAACGAACAAACCAATGAGTTAATTCAAGCTTTAGGGGATTTTGATGTAAGTTTTATGAAAGAAAAACCTTTAAAATTACAAGAATATTTTATGGAACATTATGAAAATGGACAAATTCAAACAGAAAACTTAAAAAAACAACACAAACCAGGTTTGAAAATAGGATCAACATTTGAGCTTGTTAGAGCAACAGCCAGAAAATATCTAATTTTATGAGCAGTAATGACTGCTGTTGCATTACTAATACCAATACTAAATATCACAACACTTAATAATATCGGTGAAGATGTTGATTATAGATACACATTATTACCAGTTTTGGAAGCACCCTTGGGATCACCATATTTGTTTTTAGTATTATTTATTGTATTTTCTGGAAATAGCTTATTTGCAAGTGAGGTGGAAAAAGGAACTTTATCTAACTTACTAATGTCTAATCAATCTAGAAAAAAAATATTTTCAATAAAAATAGCAACATATTATGGGTACATAACAATAAGTGTTTTAGTATTATATATACTTACTTTCTCAATGGTTAGTGCTTCAAGTAAAATTGTAAGTATTAATTATAAAATATTTAATTTGTCATTTTTAGGATTTTATTTATTGTTAATTGCAATTGCCTCAATATGTTTAATAACATCATGTTATTTTAATAAATGAGTATTTTCATTCTCATTATCAGGAGCACTTATATTGACTTTTTACATATTAGCAATAATAACTTCTTTAAATTCAGATCCAAATAAACTACAAGCAATAAAATCGTTAAATATTAATAGCCTATTTAGCTTTGAAGAATATTTAGATCCTGCGAAATTTGGACTATCTTTTGAAGAAGCTGAGAAAAAGTTTTTAATTGGATGTGGAGTACTGTTTGTTATTGCAGCGTCATTGACAACAGGTTCTTATTTTATCTTTATAAAAAAAGATTTACCATTATAA